The Spirulina subsalsa PCC 9445 region CCATAATGACTAAAGCATTGTACCAAAGGGCATTCACTTCAATCGGTTTACCTGTGCGCGGTGTGACGACCCAATCCCCCACTTTTGCATCCATCCAAGTGAGTTGGGATTCTTCAGACCCCGCATAGAGTAACCCATCTTTGGGATCCAGCTTAATATTGTATCTTGTTCCCCGTTCGTGCCAGTGAATGACCTCCTCTAATGCCGGGAAAATCTCCCCAATGAAGTCTAGGTCATGACTGACTTGAAAATAAGCGTAGAGGGCTTCAAAGTACCAGAGAATCGCGTCTACGGTGTTGTAGGAGGGGGAGTTGTGATCATCGGGGAACATATTGGGTAGCATTCCCTGATCAAGATAGTGGGTAAAGGTGGCTAGGATTTTCCGGGCAATCTCCGGGCGACCTGTGGCTAAGGTTAGACCGGGTAAACTAATCATAGTATCCCGTCCCCAGTCCCCAAACCAAGGATACCCCGCTAAGATGGTTTTTCCTTCGGGGTCATGGGGTAGGGCGCGGTCTACAATAAACTGGTCGGCACCTAAAACGAGATGTTCTACCCAATCGGGGATAATGTAAGGGTTTTGTTCGCGCAGCGTTCCGTAGGAATGGCGGAAGGTGGGCAAGGTCAGGGTGTTATACCAACCATCTAAGAGTTTAAGTTCCTTTTGTTTGTGTTGATCTAAGGACGCTTGACTGTTAACGCTGGGGTATTTTTCCGTACTAGCTACTAGGGTGAAGGATTCCCCCACTTGTAGGGTAATCTCTACTCGGGCGACATGGTAATGATCCTCGCGATCGCACAATCCCCGCTCTCGTTCCACGGCTAAATCATAATTCTCATACCACCCCCGGTCAATCGTCCATTGCGCCCCCCGGACGACTTGGGGACTCCGATTAACCCGATCTTGAGGGTGGCGCTGCACTTCGGTTAATAAATACAGGGGGACAGCTTCGGGGAATGCCACCACTTTTAATCCCTTATCGACTACATCAACATCCATCGGCCAATCATTGCGTCGGGTGTCTTGATGGGAGTCCCGATAATTAACTAAAACCCCACATTGTAAGCTTAGGGGGGCGCTGGCTCGTTTGACGGTATAACGGATATAGGTGGTATTTTGCCCCTGTTCCATCCAGACGCGCTTTTCTAATAAACTATCCCCACAGGCAAAAGTCCAGACGGGAATCGTGCCATCGAGATGAAACCGTTCGATGTGTTGATACCCGCGAGGAAATACGGTTTTTCGGGCATCATGCCAGCGATTTGTGGCCAGTAAATAGGTTTTTTGGTGATAAATGACCGACTCTTCCAACTTCGTGAGGAGTAAAGTTCGACCGAGGGGAGGTTTTAGGGCGGCCATTAGTAGCCCATGATAACGACGGGTGAGGAGTCCCGCCACGGTTCCGGCCGCATAACCGCCAATCCCATTGGTCACTAGCCATTCTCTTGTTTCGGCTGGGGGGAGATGCCCACAGATTTCACGTCCAAATTCAAGGCTCATGGGGTTATCATCCTGATTGTAGTCTGAATGTGTCAAAAGACTTGCGCCATAGGGAGCGTAAGGTTAATTCGTTGGCTTTGGGGGGTTCACCCTAAAAAATATAAGATTTGGCAGGGTTGGGAACAGTTGGTGATTAATTAAGTCGAAAATAATCTGCAAAACAAATAATCCGAAAAGTATATTGAGGAGGATGTAGCGGGATACAGCAAAGTCATTTCAATCATACTATGGATTGACGGTTCGATTTCCCCCTTGGATTGCTCGATTTAGCCTTATTTTCCCCATTTTTTGATTATGATGCAAACGGCACATCAAACCCGCTTAAACTCAACGCCTCCGGCCTTAGTCGCTTATAATCCTCAAGCTTTATCGAGTTTGAATCGTGCGATCGCCTTTTCTGTGGGAGAACCGGGTTTTCTCCTCGCCCACTGCGAGAATCTCCATCTCCGTCGGGATATTATTCAAGAAGTCTTAGCTAATCCTGCCCTACAAGTGGAGGTTTTAACCCTCCATCCTTCGGTGACTCAGTTATTTAGTACCCTAGAAGGGGCATTAAGCCAACCTCATCCCGATGTTGTGATGATTTTAGGTCTAGAATC contains the following coding sequences:
- a CDS encoding amylo-alpha-1,6-glucosidase, with amino-acid sequence MSLEFGREICGHLPPAETREWLVTNGIGGYAAGTVAGLLTRRYHGLLMAALKPPLGRTLLLTKLEESVIYHQKTYLLATNRWHDARKTVFPRGYQHIERFHLDGTIPVWTFACGDSLLEKRVWMEQGQNTTYIRYTVKRASAPLSLQCGVLVNYRDSHQDTRRNDWPMDVDVVDKGLKVVAFPEAVPLYLLTEVQRHPQDRVNRSPQVVRGAQWTIDRGWYENYDLAVERERGLCDREDHYHVARVEITLQVGESFTLVASTEKYPSVNSQASLDQHKQKELKLLDGWYNTLTLPTFRHSYGTLREQNPYIIPDWVEHLVLGADQFIVDRALPHDPEGKTILAGYPWFGDWGRDTMISLPGLTLATGRPEIARKILATFTHYLDQGMLPNMFPDDHNSPSYNTVDAILWYFEALYAYFQVSHDLDFIGEIFPALEEVIHWHERGTRYNIKLDPKDGLLYAGSEESQLTWMDAKVGDWVVTPRTGKPIEVNALWYNALVIMGYFAKALGKPYERYEDLAHQTLVGFSRFWNYSRGYCYDVLDTPRGHAAQLRPNQIFAVSLPAKLGPLGGLPLLLPREQKAVVDIVARALLTSYGLRSLGEQEWEYIGEYKGDRLQRDGAYHQGTVWGWLIGHFVQAHLQVYHDPEQAATFLQPFAHHLQGACVGSLSEIFDGNPPFTPRGALAQAWTVAEVLRAWLLIR